The sequence TAGCTTGATgactttgatgtattttttatatataatcttaGAGACTAgtgttttaaaagaaagaaacacacaTTTTTCAGTCTTTATGTTTCattctgtaatgtttttcttaattttatctgaagtttgttaaaaaaaaagaattccgataaattacatttacagatgaCTCCTCTCctgcagtggcacagcggcacatttgcggacttacaacggtacAAACCGGGTTTACACACTCattttgggcagagcacaggcgCAGATAACCAATTATCTGATTATCTGTAAAACTGCCTCCCGGTAACTCAACGGTAAATCACTGGACTTATAAAGCTACAAATCGGGTTTGGGTAACAGctgcgggcagagcacagagcgCCTATTGGGTACCTTTGTGTAAgtctagagtgaaagcagctagtcatcaccacccaccgccaactcttgggctactcttgtaccaacgaataacgaaattaaccgtcacattataacgaccccacggatgaaagagccaGCATGTTTGACATGACGGAGATTTTTTGGAAAGGATAGAACAAGACTCTACTTACCATTCATGGAAAGGACGCCACAAGACTATACCTAACTCTTATTTAATATGATCAATATTGTCATAGATGCTAAAGTCTTGATATGAAAGACAAAGTACATCTattggtttttatttgtaaaatacacttttatttaagcAAATAACATAATGTAATCGAGATACATGAGAATAACAAACTATACGTAAATATCATAAATCACACCTTGTATCCACGTTCAACACAGAAACTTGTAAGTAAAAACGCACTAGATCTCTGTTGTAcacattcaatttttatttaagcAAATATAATCGcaatacataaataacaataaacagtacataacgaaagaaaattttaattttcttctgaaTATATGAAGTTTATTCATCTAATTTCTTATTCATGGTTTACAAGAAATTTATTCGTGAATCTATTTGTGTGTACATCCACGTATAAACTATGTGTAAAAATTCTTTGAATGCCAATATAACAAGTGCATCAAACGTCACTTTTGGTGTTAAGAGAACCTTGACATGGAAACCTGACCATGCAGAATATAAACTGCAGTATCCTGCTGGAATGTAGTCTTGGATGTCTGTTTATTTATCAACAGTTATCATGATACCATTATCATACAGTACACGGAAGTGTACGTTGTCTTCCACAAAGATGGATTACAACACACACCTCCTCATTAATTGATTGGTTCACATACCGGTGGTCCATATACTTTGTTTCACAATTGGTCCACTAGTTTCCTTGACACGGTCAtctgaacaacaaaaataatctttCAAAGACTTgccagttaaaaatgtatttattttgaaaaggttATTTACTTAGAAGGTTATCATGGAGGAAATTTATTTCCAGTCCCTAGAATTATCTATACAATAGAAGGTAACCTTAATGGAAAATATACCGTTTCTTCAAGGAAGTAAtgcattttatgtatataaatttgaTAAGTCACACCCCGCATCCACGTTCTACACATAAACTAACGAATAAAATCCAATAGAACTTTGTTGCACACATGCAACCCGACTGACTGAACTTGGTGTATTGTTTGGGAAACGTTAAGTAATTTTCTGACTGACATTAAAAGCATGAAACTTTAAAAACAGATCGTCCAGGCTTCACTAGAACGActcaagtatttttttaaatttgttgacgAGATATTCAGCCGCGTTAACTCTAGGAAACCTGTTGGATCCATTGAGAGGTTCCACCATAACGATGTTATCAGGATGAACAAAGTAGGTCACAGAACTTCTTGAACATTGCATTTTAGATTCCTCCTTCGGCACCAGCACTCGATGAGACTACAAAGTGTAAACCATAGATATGCAATTAGAATATTAATACTATATCAATTAATGaatcaataaaatttaaatggttAGTACATACTtatctagaaataaataaaaaataacggtTTCAAAGCgctttttctatttattttgttataacgaTTATGAATACCATTTTATGAGcaacaaagtaaatatttactttagggttaaataatataatgtgatTTTAGTTGATTTAATAGCTTACgttttaaatctatatttaaatccGATAATCTCCTGCATTATGTTAAAGTTAAATCGCGATAGAACAAAGCTATTTACTCAGATTATCTGTAAAATTGCATCCCGGTAACTCACTGGACTTATAAAGCTACAAATCGAGTTTGGATAACAGctgagggcagagcacagagagcctattgagtacctttgtgtttaacgataaacaaacaaaatatgtataattatagatGTTACTCAGTGTAACATGTTCCTAATAAATATTTAgacgtaaataaaataatgtgtacagaattatgtacacaaatacacacacaaaatattacgTGTAACATTCATATGAACGATATTGTActatatattactgtttattagtgagaatgttacaaatatataatctCAGATTTAACTACAATTGCGATTAATAGATAGCGCAGCTAAGTTGTTCCATTCACAAGTTATCACTAACCGTGGCTGAATATACTCCTTCACTCCACATCTCCAAAAAATCTCCAACGTTCACCAAAATGGCTCCCCCGAGTGGCGTAGCAGGTATCCATTCTCctgattttgtttttacctgaaatataaaaattcaggATTTATAAACTCTAATCTTTCATGTGAAATTATACGATATACATAACGCgatttttaattgtttctaaacgATACACTCACACAcgtatactaaataataataataataataagtgtgtTAGTAATAAATTTGATACTCAAGGAAAACTAAAGTACAAATCAGATGGAACCTTAAGTGTGGTTAAATCTGTGAAAccttaatcattttaatattaattataacaaaaattgcGACAAACAAAAACACTAGCTGGGAAGATAATCGTCCTCTGCGTGATAACAACGTCTCCTCTAATTAATCGACTCATTCAAGTATGATGCAAGGGTTTGAACActcaatttaaaaaacaacatacatcgTTGGATAACTTATCAAAAACTatgattgtttaaatttaaaaaaatgtattgaaacttGTGATAAAACATCTTGAAACAAAGCTTCtagataatttatatatactCTAGATTTAATATCACTCAACATGTAGTCAATACGAGTTGACAAGGTTGTCCAATCTTTGCTAATGGGAGAAGGGTAAGATAACAGTTAAAGTGCTGCGTCAAAGGTCCGAAACTGTATACAGAAAAGAAGACGTACCATTGGCTTATCCAAATCCATATGTtgcaaacagtaaaaaaaaaaaataaaacaaagaacgtTTTAGTAAATCGTTGTCCAATTTCAATTGTAGGGTTTCTTTGGAATTTTCATccatataagttttaatttttttggtggTTTGATCACCACCATCTGTATGTTATTCAAAATTccaaaaaatcattttataaaactactgttaTCCTCTAATGGTTCAATTCGTAACGAATTAATtccttataattaaataataacttactttcGAATAGTAAACATAAACTAATGTTTGTAATTTggtttaatgtaatataacttagttttatagctttcatcaaaatttattttttacatgcacttataatttttttatatattatacaacattAAACAAACTTTCTAAACTGTGTAATTACTGTACAGTTATCTAAACATTCTGTTACATTAAGATTCTAATgtccaattattttaaaactatttaggtTAACAGTAGACGTTTCGGTTTAATGTACTTTCGAAATTcgtaatgaaattttttttttaatttactcattTACATACATTAATTTTATCGTTACCTCCAGACCACCAACATtatcttgaaacaaaaatgtcacCGTTCCAAAGACAGAATGTTCACCGCAACGAACAGTCGTTGTAAGGCAAGTCACATCTGTTACAGGAGGGTAGTACAGCAGTTTTAATGTTGATGCATTTTCTTTGCACTTTGTGAGTTCTTGGTGTCTCTTCAAGAAAAAGTCTTCTGCGAGGTCTGGGCAGCAAAAAACATTCAGttataaaggaaaattaaacaCACTTATTACACCGAGATAATGAATTtaatctataattttaatttatagcaAGTGagtctttttcttttaataccaTAATTctaataaatctaaaatacttCATAGGAAGAGAacattcaagaaacaaaaacataaaatgaagagaaacaaacaagggtatgtaaaaatattgttcttCCACTGAACACAACATTTACAGCCTATCTATACCATTACTAATCTGTAAGTCAGTGTGAAAAAATGATTTCTATATTGTTGAGAattcatattgttttaaattggtaatgttataacaataaattgattatgtacaaattaatacatattgTAAACAATACGTGATCTAAAGTTGTTGAATTAACAGAAACGGGAGCCCAAGAAATATTTTCAGGTGAGGGTGGGGATGAGACAAACATCTAAATCAACAAACTGTACTAATATGTGTTAAATCTGTTTACACATGATATTGTACCAGACATTATCCTAgtaatattagttaaataatcGGAGAAATACTACTGACAAATAATTCTCATCTCTAAATGGAAGTCAAAATGTTACCTAAAGATAAAGCAAGAACCACCAAAAAACGGCGACACAGGTTCACGCACGCCTCGAGGAAGTCAAGACAAGTTTCTTTGAATCCGGGAGTATCTTGGTCAGATGGAAAGATACATTCACTGTTCACTATTccataagtttcttttatttctttttgaattcCCGTTTGGAGACTAAATGATGAAAGAAACACAGAGGTTGTTAACTTTTAGGAGTCAGGAGACATTTAGTTACTTGGTTAATTAAACAGAGGTAATAATtggtaaatttgttttgtaaatataaatagaagtTCTATGAATCTCCATACACAACCAAGGTGAAGAAGTGGTCTTGTTTCGCTCCTGTGTTTATGTATAATCAGAATTGGTACAAAAGATGAGTGTTTGTGAAGGGCGAAGTTTGTTATTCTTGGTAAATATACTTCAATGTACGAGGTGATAGTGAAAGTCGATCACTTTTATTGTAATGGACTCAAAAGGTAACATGTAAAAGTGTCGAAGGTGAAAAAGAAACTGAGGTTGGAGGAACTTTGTACCAAGACGTACATTTTCTATGAAAGTGAATATAACTGTTTCACGTAATTATTTAGGGAGAAGAATCGCAGTCTAGAGGACAAGGTACACAACACTATAATATACACTGCTCAGTATACTTAATACAAATAGTAGCCTTATCAAAACAGGGCGAATAAGAACCAAATACACAGACAGTGtagaaactgtgtgtgtgtgtacgttttgGAAGCATGCTTtccaacaaatgaaaatattagaaaaatatttggtaTCTGTTATTATACTTTAGAGACCAGGTACAatagaaatgaatataaaaatatttattttaataactaattcaAATAACCTATTTTGTATCTTCGTCACTTTCTTTTATCGTTTTTATTCTTTCCGTTATCAAAATATCTATTTGAGCGTAGTGGGTGGTTGATGTTTTTTAACAACTGtggaatgtttaaaataagtagAGTTTTGCTAACAACCAACAGAGGAcatttgttgttagtgatattttctctctctctctcataggtatttgggtattgatgtttatatacccaggagggtcatgTTTCGTCGACCTCTCCTACTTcccttatatttgtttttacaattgtcaagtgtatttatacactGCACACGAGGGCTACCGTAACCCGTACCAACTCAGCCCCcattcagggcaatgtccatgcactatctacacatacacttggtgcaaaatcatttttctttatagttccatgattatttgcactttcactacataggtattaactataaaagatttacattaaaaaactCTTTCAAAGTTTAGTAATTAACCAATAAACTAATGTGTAGTTTAGTTTATAGATTACCTTTTctctttatttagaaaatatatattcactgggaaaaggtgtttaggtctatcctcatcatgtataCACTTCCTGTgtagttcgcttactagttcattttttctccaatttctgtcaaaataattcattgtactatgtaggagtctatttGCTATGTGCGCGTATTTATACATGAATTCTGATAATGTTGTTCTgagtactttataagctgttgtaagtaatgtattttgtattgtttgttgttttgtttgaagtagttttttttacttacatttatccatgcaggggctgcATAATTATTGACAGGACTAATgtacgttttatatatttttatgatgttatctGCTGTTGCTACACTGGTTTTACCAGTTAGTTttctagcatagtttgttcttcgccaaatttttgttcttATGTCACTTCTGTGGTTTACCCACGTTAGTTTTGAGTCAAATGTAAATCCTAaacattttgcagatgtagcaatCTGAAAGAGTGCTCCATTCATTTCAATCTGTGGTTgtcatttttatgtattaataatattggtaGGAataatttggttttgaatttcgcgcaaaggtacacaagggcAATCTaagctagccctccctaatttagcagtgtaaaactatagggatggcagctagtcatcaccacccaccgccaacttttgggctactcttaccaacgaatagtgggattgaccgacacataatatcaccccacggctgaaagggcgagcatgtgtggtgtgacagggattcaatcccacgaccctcagattacgagtcgagtgccttaaccaccttgccatgctgggtCGGGAGGATCAGAGAACCAGGATCTAGTTCCATACTATTTGAACGGTTTGATTTTTTGGCTTCTTTCTAACGAAGGGGTAGTAGTACAGAAATGATTATATTGCGTCGCGATTGTTTAAGAACATTGATCTAAATAGATGAAATCAAAAAGTAGATAAATCAGCACTAAGGAATATCTGATGAACTTTTGTAAGATAGACTTTCATTTATCAGGAGTTCCACTTCTTCACTTACCAAGATaaatctttataaacaaaaatgattattgttaaaatttttattgtgattttatgaaatatattgggggaaaataacaaaataaatttacattaactACAAGgatattttctatgttttaatcTTCTACCTACATTTCTTTATCTGAACTAAGGTAGCCATCGTAATGATTTGGAAgtcttttgtatttttcttttacttcaagaGGAAGTAGAAAAAACTTTCTGGACTTCTGGAAAATGGCGGAAAACTAGAAAACAGAAAAGATATATACAACTACATGTTGTTCTGTCGTTTTTTGTAAACTTCCTATCTCAatcttaacaaaatgaaaattggagaaaacaagtaattaaaagaGCACGACATACTAGTTCTTGTGATATCCCATGGTTTACAAGGTAAACAAAACCAATTTGTGAGAAAGCTTGGTGAATTTCTGACGCCACTTTACGGAATGCTTCATTACTCGGCTGACCAGATTGTTTCAACcctgtaaaaaaacaatatgtttaattacagcaACTGGGTCGGTGTGAACGCATTTTCGAAGTTAGAGAAGCAAAATTATACTTGTTACAAGATAGTGttacttttatcatatatttaacaCTGGATTCTTTGCTGAGGCACTTATCGATTTAAGGAGTAAAAGAGCGAATAAAATTATTCCAATAAAGATATATTTCCAATGCCCATTAACGCCGACACATTTCGCTCAATACGGAACTCATCAGTACAGCTGGGACACAAGAAAAGCAGTATTGGTTAAATGAACCGATTTGGTGATATCTGTAAACTCATGTTGACGAATGAGAGAGTAAATGGCCATAACGTCTGGGGTTTGTACTCACTGAAAATAAACTCCAGAGTAGTTCAAGAGCTAGTGGTGGGTGGCATTTACAGTTGTTTttcctctagtatattacttcaaatttAGAATTTCTAGAGCATATAGGACTCAAGTAACTTTTCgttaaattaaacaaacgaagaatagtcatttataaaatatcttccagcgcatttgtatgttttatgtaatCCATACTTTTAAACTGCTGTACTCAACTTTGAAATATTGCAGCGTctagatataatttttaattctcGCAAAACTACCCGAGGACTGTCTGGGCTAGTCGTCCTTActttagaagtgaaagacaagagggaagacagctagtcatgaccacctactgcaaactcttgggctactcctttaccaacaaatggtgggattgagaGTGGCTTAATGACGCTCACACGAGTGAACGggtgaatttttgttgttgagtATCGAACCCCGACCACCTGACCATCACGTTTCCCGCACAGAGAAAAGTTAGTACTTTTCACCAAATCATTCAAAGACCCGAGTACTTCACGAAACAGTATTATAtagatgtcaaatctgatttcgATTTACAATTAGTAAGCCTACCAATTACCATTCATATATTAGTTAAATTAGTGAAAAATGTGTTATAGTGGATTTGACAGACATAGTGGAAATAATAGTTGTTTAACTTTGTATTACATCGGTCCTGTAAATTATGTCTTGGCTAGTTTACAATAACATGCTCGAAGCTGACTAAACatcaagtttaaaatgtttataaacttgaCATACAGAGTTTGACTTTCCATAGTGGGTACAGAACAGATAACCAAATGAGTAGCTGTAGTTTTGACgataaaattatagaataaaaatacaacatgttACATAATTCTAAGCTACATAGTtggctatttgtgttgtgttCGTCAAGGGTTTTAGCGCTACAAGCCTTTCCGATGACTCATTGAAGTGCAGTGAAATCAGatttggaaatattaaataatataattcacgTATTTATGTGAGCGTTATTtttgagtgattttaatttttgagTGTGACAAAGTGGATGTCAGCGAACATGTTTTACGAATCTCAGATGAGAAACACTAAGGAAATATAAGAATACAGATGACCAGCAACAATAAGCACTGGGCACGATTTCCTTACGGGTTGTCAGTAATAATTGTTTACGATTTTAACACGTACAGTTTCCACAAAttgatgttttttcttttattcaataaTGTCTAAACTTCTTTGAcatgtttctattttaagtttATCATGCGGAATGaatttataattgttgttgttttcagccCCGAAATATTGTAATCTCTATATCAGAATGATAAATTTATTAGCTTTTATTGGAGCATAACGATTTTTTGTCTTCAAGGTGGAAATAGTGTAACTGAACAAGTACAGCTGTAAGCacgttaaccagtgtatttagaGACACAAAGAAGTGATTGATAAAACATTGGGAAATcgattaaagtaaacaaaactttgaaCTCAAAATGTCTTTGCGAAGAAACATCTTTTTCAGTTTTAAGAACGCGAACTTTTTGTTAGtagttatttttcagtttgttcttgaaatgtaTCAACACTTTCTAGGCTTAACATTTAATGTAAACAgttcttgtttttcattatatCGACACAAGTTTTCTTCAGCACCAATGAAACAAgcttcatgtaatattttttcgTTCTATTAAGTTCAGAAACACAATCTTCCATCTTGAGCACCAGGAatgatttacataatttttttttcaatgaaaagaCACACCAGACATCagatttatttgaagttaagcctaTCAGAAACCAAGTAGTTCTTATGACACAATTTGTATTGTCCTACAttgtttaggttttatttcttacttgagATATTTCAGCAAAAAACACGATTTTAGAAATGTCTAATTTCTTTACGGTCTGATACTTTGTTGTACgacattttaaaaacacatattCTTCTATTTTCATCATGTGTaaagcttattttatatttattgtaattttcaagTTCACGGACTTACCCACAGCTTCGATGTCGACAACTGGAATAGAAATCATCAGTTCTGCTGAAGTCTCGAATCACTACGTAATGAAACAGATTTATCGTTCGGTTTAGAGACAAATAAGCTGATGTTACATTACTAAGAGTATGTTGTTATCACGCCAATGTTAGTGTCCAATAACAGTTAACGTTATCGGTGATTGGCCAGAATGTACATTTTCAttgagaatattttgtttgttcaacCCAATATTCTGAGGTTACAGAAATACTCTTAGTGTAAACTTACTAGTGCAAAGAGCGCTGAAAATGTGAAAAACCTGGTGCACGAGTGTATAAGCGTGACTGGAAATGTATTAACGATAAATGAGCTTAGTAGATTTTGTTTAAAGGAGagaaacagtttaaaactgtaataCACAACTGCATAAGTATGATTTACAAAGTTGTATTTATAGACGTGAAAAaggtgtttttaaaattaattgtctgattcatataaaatatttggatcATTGTTGTTGCTTCAATCAACTCTTTTCGTGACTGGCACTATTTAAACAGGTTTGTTTTGCCGAGCTTGCTCTGACACTAGCTGAGAAGATATTCTAAGGACTCTTCAGAGGAGTTCTGTGTATTTGTATTAGTTCCAAACTTTACATATTTCCATATTTCAATAAATACGTCTCCATCAACGTCAACGGgtcagcatgaccaggtgggttaaggcactcgactcgtaagctcaggttcgcaggttcgaatccccgtacaccaaacatgctcttccttcaGCCACGGGGGCGTTGTAAtgagacgatcaatcccactattcgtttgtaaaaaagtatcccaagagttggcggtgggtggtgatgactacgtgcctttcctctaatcttacactgctaaattagggacggctagcgcagatagccatcaagtagctttacgcgaaattctaaaaacaaacaaacaaacaaactgtttccaCGTACATGACTATTTCATTATCATTTGTACATGCACAGCTATTTCATTATTACTTATACTTGCTGTACCACTTTCATTTATACGAAAAGCGCTCTTTGTTTTCTTAGACCTgaacaattattttcttattttttatttggttgtCGATTATCATGTGTGAAGATCGATCACAACGTACTATTTTTTGGTGAACATTGTGACCGGTATTATCTATGTATTACCCGTTTTTGCTTATTGAGTCGAAACTCTTTACAGTATTAAGATTATCGGCTACTTTTTCCTGTCATACATCATGAAGAGCACGCTATTCTTTTGAAGATTGTTGAAGCAAGTTCAATATTCTATTTAATTCAGCTATAGACCTTTTACAAATGACGCCATAAGTCTCATGTGCTGCTGGAAATGTATATGCGAAATATATTAACcgttatattcttttgttttggcCTTCTTGGAATTCTTTGAAATCTTTTTGTCGGGTTTCTGGcaaatcattgttttctttccGAACATGTTCCATTGTAGGAGAAAGATCTATTTTCGGATATATAGATAAAAAATGAACATGTCAAGCGTCTTCATTCAACATGAGGGCGAATAAACGTCGTTACATTTACTGTCTGTAACAGGTACCGGTGATATTAAATTGCCTTTGGAGGTACTCGAGCATCTCCAACTACGATACTGGAGCAGTTACAAATTCAACTATTCTTCCCAGTGGGTGCTGctgggaatttttttttttatcacgtcAAACCAAGTTGTAAATTATCTGTTAACCCAGGTGGTATGACGACTATGGCAATGAATCAGTTGAAATCTTGACTTTTCATTGGTTATACATTTAATTACAGTTGGTATCGTAAAAATCTATTAGCAAATTATAAATTAGAGCATGGTAGAGATAGGCGTGGAAAGTGGTTTCTGAATTTTCATTGATTGCTATTTAGCCCCTCAtgactgaataatataaaatatagctTCAGAATACAGATGATGATATTACAAagaatactttatgttatatttcgtaaatttctggagatggaaaaaaaagaacagaagGGGGAGTCTGCTCAAAAACAAATATCCAAATTTTCCCTATAGGggaatttgaaattattttaaaatatttcttaaaaataaatgaagaactttaaaattatataattttacaattttatttattatctattatgtaactcactaaaacgtCATGACGTGCAGTTTGACCTGCCCGCATGCCAAAATTAATCACGCACACACTTACCTGACGTGTAATCAGTCACATAGACACATTCACATTCTCATCCAGAACATGGAAGTCAACAATTTcccatattttattatagtacCGATGTTTACTGTGAGATTTGCTTATTAGCTGAAGTAAGAACTCATAATACAGGCCATCATATTGTAATTTTTCGGGAcgtgaaaat comes from Tachypleus tridentatus isolate NWPU-2018 chromosome 12, ASM421037v1, whole genome shotgun sequence and encodes:
- the LOC143233452 gene encoding uncharacterized protein LOC143233452 isoform X2, yielding MISIPVVDIEAVGLKQSGQPSNEAFRKVASEIHQAFSQIGFVYLVNHGISQELFSAIFQKSRKFFLLPLEVKEKYKRLPNHYDGYLSSDKEILQTGIQKEIKETYGIVNSECIFPSDQDTPGFKETCLDFLEACVNLCRRFLVVLALSLDLAEDFFLKRHQELTKCKENASTLKLLYYPPVTDVTCLTTTVRCGEHSVFGTVTFLFQDNVGGLEVKTKSGEWIPATPLGGAILVNVGDFLEMWSEGVYSATVSDNL
- the LOC143233452 gene encoding uncharacterized protein LOC143233452 isoform X1, producing the protein MISIPVVDIEAVGLKQSGQPSNEAFRKVASEIHQAFSQIGFVYLVNHGISQELFSAIFQKSRKFFLLPLEVKEKYKRLPNHYDGYLSSDKEILQTGIQKEIKETYGIVNSECIFPSDQDTPGFKETCLDFLEACVNLCRRFLVVLALSLDLAEDFFLKRHQELTKCKENASTLKLLYYPPVTDVTCLTTTVRCGEHSVFGTVTFLFQDNVGGLEVKTKSGEWIPATPLGGAILVNVGDFLEMWSEGVYSATSHRVLVPKEESKMQCSRSSVTYFVHPDNIVMVEPLNGSNRFPRVNAAEYLVNKFKKILESF